The following nucleotide sequence is from Corylus avellana chromosome ca7, CavTom2PMs-1.0.
CTCAACTAGATTATAACTTTCACCCACCaacatactctctctctctctctgggcttagagagagagagtgaaagttAATGGTGTTCTTGTCTCCTAAAAAGTGCatgctttttagtttttattatcaAAGAGATACATTAAAGTAAAAAGTTTATTCACGATGATATGCATGAAACAACACTTTCAAAATCAACTAGATGaaataaaaagtttatatatGTCAAATGTTCTTTCTACccatttttataatatatattttgcatatattgttaaaaaagaatcttttttttcttcttcctttggGTCCAAAGGAGTGAGAACGGGATATAAAGAAAGtggaaaaaggtaattaaatagtaacacgaGTCTTAAAAATTCGATTCATGATTTTCTCCCatgcttaaaaaattatatgttctttCTGCTCGCTCTCTCaaaaattatatgttctttCCACTGATGTTCTGATATGACTGAATCAAGTTATGATTCAGTTGAACTTAAGAGAATTTATGCAATTCCCAGTGTCTACAACTtttttgaatagtaaaaaaaaaaaaaatgcatttgttTAAAATACAAGCAACATTGCATTATTGTTTGACACGTGCAGACACGAGCATGTAAATCATTTTATGATGGCAACAATTGTTTCTTCTAAAACGTTAGTTTATGGCTAATATAATTAAAGCATTTAACCTATATGATGAATTAATTAGTAGTAATTTACAAGTGAAAACCTTAGTAATTAAGCAATGAGTTCTCAATTAACACACCACCACTCTCGTAggaatagtaaaatgatttAGATATGATATTCGATGACACGCTAATTCTTGATGATGGGGCAGCTGGCCagccatgaaaaaaaaaaaaaaaaaaaaaaagctacccATCTGAAATTGCCACTGAGATTCAGGCTCCTTGGCTTATTCGAAGAATTCAATTTCAAACCCCCAGGTGTCGCCATCGTAAAAAGGACACCCAGCACAAAGATTTATCTTCCGCCCCACCGGCGCATTATGTGGGACTCCACCTCCGCCTCTTTTGTCGCTTCTTGTCGGCTTTCCACTCTTCCTCTCCTCTCCTTCCATCAactttcgtttttctttttctatatatatatatatatatttgaacatcAACACACGGCTTCTCACTCTGTTCTTTTTCCCCCCTCTCCAGATCTCTACCAACTTTCAGGATTATTTacaaaaaaggaaatgaaaaaacacaagaaaaatcGTAGACCGTCCAATATTTAGAcccaaaaaaagagaatattaattttttatattgcttAGCAAGCAATCTTGGGAAAGTTACTAcagagaagaaaataattgcaaaagGGGGTTGAAGTTTTAGCCAATGAAATCTTTTCTTTATGATAATAATCCAAACAGAAACTTCACCCTGCTCTGCTCGTGAGTGATCCATAGAGAAACACTGAAAGGAGGGTACGTACGTGTATATATGAGCAGGGAAAAACAAGAGGAAAAAGACAATCACCATCATCAGGTCAAAAAAGAGAAACCTCCCCCACAGTACACCCTCATTATTCCACCAACaacattaaagaaaaagaaaggagagaaaCATGACAAAATCAGACAAAAATTCCCACATaaaaagaataccaaaaaaaaaaaaaaaaacaaaaacaaaacattaattaatgtaGTGGTATTTCATAGTTGTAGTCAAAACAAACGCATCTTTATTTAAGTTTCATCATACATAAAGTAAAGCCACCACATAAAGCCAGCACACAAACAATCTAAAACATTCTTTCTTCAACTAAGAGCAGCTGCAGACAAAGGAGGtgaattctctctcttctttctctctctcttctctctgaaGTCATCCGTTGCTTTTCTTGCCCCTTTCTTCTTCTGAATTCATGGATGGTACTGCTCAATGGCCAAAGGTGGGTGGAGTTgtttcgttttcttttcttttcttttcttttcttttttaatttaattttgtttaatttaggATAACATATATAGATCAAGTTCCACTTACTTTTGATATTAAGATTGTTGTTAGTTTAATTTCATCCATGACTTCTCTGCCGGACGATGTTCATGCTCACTGcaaaccctttttttctttcttaaagataAACATGAAAGCTTCGCACTTTTTCTTTCCTCACTTTTTTGCTCATGTGATAACAGATAAAAGGAACTGGAAAaggtattttttgttattattatttggtcttttacttttttttttcttttttttcctttatcatGTTTTCCTTTGATTTGTTATTGGTATCCCATCTTGCTCGTTAGATCTATCCTAGACTTATGGATTCATTCTATAATGATCCTTTAGCTAGATTTATGTATAAAGCAACGAGTAAAGCTATTTAACATACTGCTATATTACTGGAATGATGTAATTAACAAAGGTGAATTTTTACACTAATCAATCGTAtgataattgtataacagtCTTCTTTCGCTTGCTTTCTTTCTtaatctttctatttttttatgagGGTTTCAGGAAGAAGGACCGGAGAAGGCGATGGAAGGCACAAGGCCTATACCAGAGAGAAGGGCAAGGCCTCAAGAGCACTTGAATTGCCCAAGATGCAACTCAACCAACACAAAGTTTTGTTACTACAACAACTACAGCCTTAGCCAACCAAGATACTTCTGCAAGACTTGCAGAAGGTATTGGACTGAAGGCGGCTCTCTCAGGAACGTTCCTGTTGGTGGAGGTTCAAGAAAGAACAAGAGATTTacaacaacagcagcagcagcatcaACTTCCTCAAAGATTCCTGATCTTAACCCACCAAACATCTCACagttttcttctcaaaacattAAGTCCAAGGAAGGCCAAGATCTCAATCTGGCTTACCCAGCTACAGAGAAGTATCATGGGGTATCCCAATATCTTGAAATGCCCAAAATTGAAAACAGCAGCAGCAACCAACAAAACACTAGTCCTTTTTCAGATTTGGTGCTGAGAACTGGAATTGCTCCAAGGGGTTTGAATTCTTCTTATATGCCTCCACCAATGCTCGATTCAAATACATGTACACTCTACTCAACAGGGGCGTTTCCTTTCCAAGAATTCAAGCCTACTCCTGCAGGTTTCTCTGTTGATGGGCTGGGAAGTAGGTATGGGGTTCAAGAGAATAGTGGGAAGCTTTTGTTTCCTCTTGGAGATCAATTTAAGCAGAATATTTCAAGCACAAATGAAGTTGAGCAGAATAAGGGACAAGGGAGTACTTCAACTGGATATTGGAGTGCAATGTTAAATGGAGGATATTGGTAAATAAAAGAGACATGCAATGAGGGCAATTCCATGTCTTTTTTAGGtggtttggttacttgttttaTGGTTGTCCAGAACTAACACTTAGAATACATATGGGATCtttgctttttcatttttttttttttctctctctttgaagCTAGTCAGTCACAGGTGGGGGTTCTAGAGGATAGAAGAAAAGGTGAATATAGGGCTTGTGTTGGTTTTTCCCTTTTCCATGGAGAACATGGCCAGTATTCATATATTCTTCTGTCGTCAGAAGTAGTTTTATCAgaagttttgtttgttttcaggAATTGTTTCTAAAGACTTGTGAGAATTTGTAACAAAAAACACATTTGCTTTAGTTGGAATTTGATATGATGGCGTTGCATGTGCTCTTTCGGACTTTAATGCCATGTTTAGTAGAGAGATTTTAGCaattttgttgttcaaattattagtaattcaCGCACCAAATATGAGAGGCGGTTTAAAATGTTCGCTTACCTGGttagacaaaaaaattttataaaaggtCTTTCATATTTGCTGTCCGAATTACCAAATTCATCCACTCCAACTGGTATGAGATATTTCAACCAAGAAGGCAGGCAGGCATGAAGAAGAACCTTGAGAGCTGATGAGaaattacaaaatattaaatggGTAGAAAGAAGCAAATTGTACATATAAAAAAACCAGCATACCTGCCCCAACCAAAAGCAAACCTAATATTGGAGAGACCCACTGAGTGGAAGATGAATGATGATAATTACTTTGCATGTCATCCACCACAtgctttcaaaaataaaacacaaatagatatatatatatatatatatagaaagactTGCTACGACGATATTTCTGATAAGCCCACGTCTTCCCGGGACCACCAAACATTCCTCTCGGCAAGCGTGTTGAAAAACTATTTGTggatttatatatgtatatataagtcAAATcgattcatttttgttttgctaattTATCTCACTTTTTCAGTAATGTAGAGAGCAGGTAACTAAAAGTCTTCCTTTTCCGTCCCGTCTCCCTTAAGCCGAATAAGACATTaatctattttatttcttctaatttaattttaaatggataatatttctttatattattaaaatttaaaaattccgACATTTAACGGTTTGTTTACACTGATCTCAATCGAATCCCAGTCCTTATCATTATTTTAGCTTTAAATACAGAGTTGGACTATGAGTACTTGCGTAGTAAGTACTGATAAACTGTTGGGGGGTTAATTGGATGAAAACCTTGAGAAGTGTGCTACAATGCAtcttttacttattattattattattattaatgagTACAAGTTATAGAAACCAAATCAAACACCAACAAAATAACACTACCCATATGGAGATATCTATTTTAGAGTCTCAAAGAGGATCCTCAAGAATATGGAAGGAGTATGCAATAATGCTGCCAATAGTGTTTGTTGTAGCGTCCCATGATAAAAATTTATGGGTGTCATGAATGGTACCTAAAAGGTTCTTAGCTTCAGATCAACTATAGACTGAGTTGTAAAGGTTAATTAAGTGATATATCTACAAGTGGATAATAAGTCACAACATTGGACCGAGAGATAGATGACCACAAAATTAGTGTCACTTGAGGTGCAGATTTGGATTTGAAGTCTTTTTTTGTAGTAAAGGACTTCATCATAAGAGAGTTGAAGGAGCAAGAGTAAAGATTCGTCAGATCTACCCAGATAAACAAAGGAAGGTGGTGGTGCGTATAGCCCACACATGCATAATGTAGTAGTGTGGGGCATACACTGTAATGACGGACGTAAGTAGAAAGAAAGGTAACTAGAGATGATGGCGGAAGGTAACGT
It contains:
- the LOC132186197 gene encoding dof zinc finger protein DOF2.5 isoform X1 is translated as MDGTAQWPKEEGPEKAMEGTRPIPERRARPQEHLNCPRCNSTNTKFCYYNNYSLSQPRYFCKTCRRYWTEGGSLRNVPVGGGSRKNKRFTTTAAAASTSSKIPDLNPPNISQFSSQNIKSKEGQDLNLAYPATEKYHGVSQYLEMPKIENSSSNQQNTSPFSDLVLRTGIAPRGLNSSYMPPPMLDSNTCTLYSTGAFPFQEFKPTPAGFSVDGLGSRYGVQENSGKLLFPLGDQFKQNISSTNEVEQNKGQGSTSTGYWSAMLNGGYW
- the LOC132186197 gene encoding dof zinc finger protein DOF2.5 isoform X2, which codes for MEGTRPIPERRARPQEHLNCPRCNSTNTKFCYYNNYSLSQPRYFCKTCRRYWTEGGSLRNVPVGGGSRKNKRFTTTAAAASTSSKIPDLNPPNISQFSSQNIKSKEGQDLNLAYPATEKYHGVSQYLEMPKIENSSSNQQNTSPFSDLVLRTGIAPRGLNSSYMPPPMLDSNTCTLYSTGAFPFQEFKPTPAGFSVDGLGSRYGVQENSGKLLFPLGDQFKQNISSTNEVEQNKGQGSTSTGYWSAMLNGGYW